The Desulfovibrio sp. JC022 genome window below encodes:
- a CDS encoding RNA-binding protein, whose translation MSKNIYVGNLPWSATEDEVRAAFEAFGEVVSVKLIEDRETGRPRGFGFVEMEDAGAMEAIDNLDGKDFGGRNLKVNEAKPRAPRPRW comes from the coding sequence ATGTCCAAGAACATCTATGTCGGTAACCTGCCCTGGTCTGCAACTGAAGACGAAGTCCGCGCTGCTTTCGAAGCTTTCGGTGAAGTTGTATCTGTTAAACTCATCGAAGACAGAGAAACCGGTCGTCCCCGTGGCTTCGGTTTTGTTGAAATGGAAGACGCTGGCGCAATGGAAGCTATCGACAATCTGGATGGTAAAGACTTCGGCGGTCGTAACCTCAAGGTTAACGAAGCGAAGCCCCGCGCACCGCGCCCCCGCTGGTAG
- a CDS encoding DEAD/DEAH box helicase, with protein sequence MSFKQFSFDRRIMAGINACGYETPTPIQEKAIPEVLKGRDVMGLAQTGTGKTAAFALPIMQRLLENNFSGQGPVRVLVLAPTRELALQIHENFMELGVEAGIRSAAVFGGVGAMPQIQAARRSSVVVACPGRLLDLLNQGVIKLDKLDTLVLDEADRMLDMGFLPDIRKIMARLPKRRQNLLFSATMPHDIRELADKILYNPATVQVANTAPAKTVEHIFYPVSQHLKNNLLFRVLEQTKYDSMLVFTRTKHKAKNLARRLAARGHKATFLQGNMSQNQRQRSLDGFRDGTFKVMVATDIAARGIDCDRITHVINLDVPDTAETYTHRIGRTGRAGRSGSAFSFVTRDDLRLMREIEKAVGYSIEHRTLEDFDYDKPNAHADQKSNPRRSGGNTGRGGAKRSERGAGRRSERSSERNSEKGSGAGEGGRSSRSSQKRKYGKSSTNSEDSGQRKPGRPPRRRRRNVRSSKV encoded by the coding sequence GTGAGTTTCAAACAATTTTCTTTTGACCGGCGCATCATGGCCGGAATCAATGCTTGCGGCTATGAAACGCCGACCCCAATTCAGGAAAAAGCCATTCCCGAAGTCCTCAAAGGGCGCGATGTAATGGGCCTTGCCCAGACCGGAACCGGTAAAACCGCCGCTTTTGCCCTGCCTATCATGCAGCGTCTGCTGGAGAATAATTTCTCCGGTCAGGGACCTGTGCGTGTGCTGGTACTTGCGCCGACCCGTGAACTTGCTTTGCAGATTCATGAAAATTTTATGGAGCTGGGCGTTGAGGCCGGAATCCGCAGTGCCGCTGTTTTCGGCGGAGTGGGAGCCATGCCCCAGATTCAGGCTGCCCGCCGTTCATCCGTTGTAGTCGCCTGTCCCGGCAGACTGCTGGACCTGCTTAATCAGGGCGTGATCAAGCTGGACAAGCTGGACACCCTTGTACTGGATGAGGCCGACCGCATGCTGGATATGGGCTTTCTGCCGGATATCCGCAAGATCATGGCCCGTCTTCCCAAGCGTCGTCAGAACCTTCTTTTTTCCGCAACCATGCCTCACGATATCCGTGAACTGGCGGATAAAATCCTTTATAATCCGGCGACTGTGCAGGTGGCGAATACCGCCCCGGCCAAGACCGTGGAACATATTTTTTATCCGGTCAGCCAGCACTTGAAAAACAACCTGTTGTTCAGAGTTCTTGAACAGACTAAATACGATAGCATGCTGGTTTTTACCCGCACCAAGCACAAGGCTAAGAATTTGGCCCGCAGGCTTGCGGCTCGTGGTCATAAGGCCACTTTTTTGCAGGGTAATATGAGCCAGAATCAGCGTCAGCGTTCTCTGGACGGATTCCGGGACGGCACCTTCAAAGTTATGGTTGCAACAGATATTGCAGCGCGCGGAATTGATTGCGACCGCATCACCCACGTTATCAACCTTGATGTGCCCGATACCGCAGAAACCTACACCCACCGCATCGGCAGGACCGGGCGCGCAGGGCGTAGCGGCAGCGCATTTTCATTTGTTACCCGTGATGACCTGCGGCTCATGCGTGAAATTGAAAAGGCTGTGGGGTACTCCATTGAGCATCGCACGCTGGAAGATTTTGATTACGATAAGCCTAATGCTCACGCGGACCAAAAGAGTAACCCCCGCAGATCCGGCGGAAATACCGGTAGAGGGGGAGCTAAACGGTCCGAAAGGGGAGCTGGAAGACGTTCGGAAAGAAGTTCGGAAAGAAATTCTGAGAAAGGATCCGGTGCTGGTGAAGGTGGTCGCAGCTCTCGCAGTTCGCAAAAACGCAAGTATGGAAAATCTTCAACAAACAGTGAAGATAGCGGACAGCGCAAGCCGGGTCGTCCTCCAAGGAGAAGACGCCGTAACGTGCGGAGTTCTAAAGTATAA